The genomic interval AACCGCGTGTTTAGTGAACGCCACAGGAGACGTCTCCGCGGGCCAACGAGAAGCCGCGCAAAGCAAGACATCAACGTTGATCGTTGCGACCCCAACGGTCGGTCGGAGCTGGTGACCAGCATCGTGGACCTGTGGCTTCGCAATTGTAACCAGACTGTCGGTTGCAGCCCTGATTACAGGGACATTGTTCAGCCAACAAGTGCCGAAAAATCAAGGAACAAGCAAGTGTAAGACAAGTCACAGTTGGGACCCTGAATTGTAAACCACTAGATCTTTGACAGATCTTTGCCTCATTTTGGGAACGATCTCCGGTGGGGTTGGAGCGAGGTGTGGCTAGTGACGCGCAATGTTCCCCCAAACGTCCCTCACGAGCAACCACTTTCCCGTGTCCGTATGCGCTGAATGCAATGCAATCGAGAATGAATCGTTGTGATTTTGACTAGGCGGCATGTTCTGAGTGGTGGACCCTCCGAGAAGGAACATGGAAAAAATCAACTAGGCCGCTGGAAAGCGGTCACAGGTGCAAAGCGAGCGGCAGCCCGAGGGTTCCAGCTGTCAACTGCTTGGTGTCGGCAACATGCCCGGTGCCTGAAGTTGGAAGGCCTCTATGGAATCCACGGGGTGGAATTTGCAATGGTAATTGGGCGCTTCCAGGTGCTGGGAAGGATTTTAGAGTAAAGTCCATCTGGGAGAAACGGCGATCGCCTACTGTATAGCCATTTGATACTGATCTAAAGGGTTGAAGGAGGCTGTGTGCATTGTTGGGGTGCTATCCCCAGCTATTGGTGGACACTCCGGTTTTTGGGGCAGTGGGTTGGACCCACTAGTCTGTCTACAGAATAACAGTGGGTTTTTCGTGTTCTCCAAGCAATATTCTGCCAATGACTCGGGCCCTACGGCCTGTTTGGCACAAATCCTGCTGCCAAATCCCACAATCGAGACTACAACACCGGCCCACAGCAATTCAGCTTGGATTGCACTCTTGCACAGGGCTCGCAGGAGACTCTCCTATCCGATGCACAAGTCGACAGACTTGGGATAGACGGACGCCAATGGGTTCCAGATTGGCTTGGGACGACAGCCAGCGAGCGATTGATTGAAGCTGCCGTCTCTTCCGTCGTAGcatccctcccatcatctAGATGTATGGTGACCACAAGACGCAAAACTGGAATTTCACTGGAAACCTCGGCATGCGGAATCTCTTCGGAGCACGGTCCCCGGTACACACTGGGCTCTTGTCGAACGGACGGGCAGCGACACTTCATCTGATGTTCCGGGACTGGTCATGACAGATGGCCCCCCGACTCCGaccgctgctgccagcaGTGCCAGCACAGAAACCACTTGGTCGCCCATATACCGGCAGCCAGAGAGACGACTCATGACTCAACACTTCCTGGACGCTTCTACGATGCTCGACATGTTATTAATAACCACGGGACTGATACGGTAACTAGTGAAAAGACAGTGTTCCAGCAAATGTCAAAGTGGTGCATCTCCCACCACCGTTCCGATCGTCGTCCACCTGCAACCTGAGCTACGACGTCTCTGACGCCAAGGAGACCCAGGCTCTGGCCTGACTTCCACTACAGGCAGGGTACCCAGGTACCTTGGTGCCCTGCAGCCGGCCACGAGCAGGTACCAGCTACCGCCAAGACCAGCACCAGCTGGGCCTGCAGGTCCCCTGCCCCTGCACCCAGTTCTCTTTCTCGGTCTTTCCACTGCACAGTGACTCCCGCGCTGAACCAGCCGGACCCTTCCCTCCAAGGTACGTCATATGGAGACTTCCACATTCCATGGTCACCCCACTCCCCATTAGTCACGAcataccccccccccttcccccatgGTGTGTCCTTTCCTGTATATTTAAGATACCGTCCGGGCTTCCGCCTTCTTCTGATCTATTTTGCCACACATATCAAATACCATATACCACAGCTCTAACCTATACAACATCATGTTGCAGACCCCAAACCGAACAACAACCtttcctcatcaacaacaactcaaCACATACACACAACACCTACAACCCGGCCCATACGACCGTATGCGACACACAGCGACACCATTCCACACCGACGTGAACAATAGCGCACACGACATTGACCTCGACTCGGAACTCAACTACCAGAGCTTGTCGTCATCGCCAGTCTCGACACAGTCGCTGCTCTCGCAGTACTCGGGTGTGGGTTCTTCGCCTTTGTCGACCTTTGATAGCATTCCGACACCGACGCTGGGAGGACTGAGAGGAGATTTCGAGGGCTCTTTGTTCGAATACTCGCCACAAAGCAACCAGGCCACCCTCGCAGAGTCATCTGCGTCGCTTTTCCCAAACCTCGACCTGATGCAAACGGATACGTGGATGCCAAACGGCCTCACCCCAAGGTCGGTCGGTCGATTCTCACATCACAGAGAGTCTTCGCTGTCTTCTCTGGGCTCGAATGGTCCAGCTTCTCCATATTcgcacaacaccaccaatcCTCAGATCGCGGTGACGGATTCTCTGGGTGAATACCACGGCTTGCCATCACAGGAAGACTTCAACTACCAACTTGCACCAACAAAGCCGTTTCCCGGTGTGACACACGACAACTTCTACGCCAACCTCGGGACATATGCCTCGGCCGGTCCAACGGCTATCAACTACCCACAAGTAGCTACGGCTCCGAAGCGGAGGGACGACCGAGGGTTGCTTCAGCCTTCTGAGAACCCGATTGGGTCTAACCGGTCACAGCCCGTATCGGTGGCGAGCTCTATTAATTCTGACTCACCCGCCACCCCAGCAGGTGACCTCGAGGAAGACAGGAGGAACAAGAATGGTGAGAATGAACCAAACCTTTTCGATTACCTCTCAAACGATCCAAGCTCACCATTCCTCGATGAAGCAGTCATGCACACCGTTCCCAAACTCGACCGCACTCTGACGGATGTTTATGCCGATGAACTCTACAACCCAGACTTCACCCTCACAAACACATCAGCATCTCAGCTCCCAGTATCACCAACAAACGACTTGTTTGTACAGAGGATCCAGGCTGCCAACAACCAGCACTTGACAGCAACAGTCAACTCACCGGCCTCAGCGACACCACGGGATCGATCACCATTCCGCCACGGCTCACCGCACGCGCCCTTGCCAGTGCATGATTTCTCATCCATGGGAGCTTCGCAAGCTCGCTTCGGGTCGGCTCAGCAGATGCGTGAGCAGAGCAAGGCGCTTCAGGACGCCCGTGTTATGCAGCAACAACTGTCTCGCGCTGCGAGtgccaccacaccaccaactaCCATCTCACCCAAGGACGCCATGCTCGAGTTCCACGAGTCGGATGGGGACAACAGCTTCCCACTGTTCCCACCACAGTCGAGCACCTTCAACGTGgatgccatcaccaaggccaCCAGTGCCCCCAGCCAGCCGGCGTTCAACGGGCTTTCTTTGGATACTACGGCCATGTTCAACAACTACCTGGCCTCTGGCCTTCCCAACAACATTCAGGTGCCGCAGCAATACCCATTCATCGCACGCCCACAGCCACGTCAAGAGAGCGCTGTGCCATCGCTGAGCAATGCCTCGCTCAACACATCAAGAGTCAGCTCTGTCGATACCGGTCTAGACTCTGTCAACAGCCCACCAAAGCGACCTGCGGATGTCTCTGCTGACGGAGGCACGTACACCTGCACATACCATGGCTGCACTATGCGCTTCGAAACCCCAGCGCTTCTGCAAAAGCACAAAAGGGAGGGACATCGCCAGGCACATGGCCTCAACGGTAGCAGGCAGCCAGGGGGCATGACGTCCAGTCTCATGTCGCAGGCTGGGCCTCACCGCTGCGATCGTATCAACCCCAGCACTGGAAAGCCCTGCAACACTGTCTTCTCGAGACCCTACGACCTTACCAGGCACGAAGACACGATTCACAACGCACGCAAGCAAAAGGTTCGCTGCAACCTGTGCACTGATGAGAAGACGTTTAGCCGCGCTGATGCCCTTACTCGACATTACCGCGTGTGCCACCCCGATGTTGAGTTTCCCGGCAAGCAACGTCGTCGGGCTCACGCCAGCGGGTGAATGTCAACCGTCGCTGCAACACCACAGCGCTGCGACACGGCCCGACAGCTTGGCGAGATCTGAATCATGCTGCCTTCGACGACCACACAACAAAACATCAatcagcatcatccatcGATTTTGGTACCAGCCTCGCGCTGCCGATCTGACTGGCATGGTGTGGAATGACACAATTCACAAGAGAGCGATGCGCCAACCGACAGGCTTGGATCGGCCCACGGAGCATCCAAGGCTGTTGCATCGTTCGGgcgtgtgtggtggtgtcgattGCATCGCAAATGACGTCGACTGACGCGAGGGGTCCCTTGTGCATCATCAAGCGCCAATTGTCGGCTGTCATTGGTTGGGAGGCCCTCAGTGTGCGACCCCGCAAGAATTCAGGGTCTAAACCACGCCGCTCCATGGCGTCGTCCCTGCAGGGTCTAACAGGGAACCCCGGCTATTTCTGGGCTGTCTTTGACGGATCAGCTGGACCCTGACTTTTTTTTGGCTGCCATCGGCGCCCAACTCGAGCCCTTTTCGCTTCGCCAGGTTCACCTGTCATATGACGTCATCCCCACCCTCGACACCACTCCGGAATGTCTCGATTTCGGGTTTGGGAGTTGGTTCCCCGTCATCGAATGGGATCAGCGAccgttttcctttttttggtGTTCAATCTTGGGTTTCTCGACCTTTTTCGGTTTCCTACCTCGAACTTGTATGATGTAGTGGTGGCTTTCTTTGCGGAGCAAAGCAACGCTTTTACCCGATTTCCCGCCATCTTCGATGACGATGTCGCTTTTTCAGTTCCCAACATGGAGAgcggttttttttcttcattaTTGTGTCCTAGAGCCCGGCAAGCGTGTGGGACTGCGACACTTGTACCAACAAAGTCTATGATGACAATGACGGCATTCCCACGGGCGCTTGATATAAAACGGTTTTGGGACTATGATCGCATGGGGGTTTTTTTACGATTTTTTACGATGGAATTCTAGCGTGTATTATGAAATCATGGGTGGCATcaagaaagggaaagggataTGATAGATCTGCTTTCAAAGCGCGGGCTAGCAAAGGAGTGCATGGCTAGcgattttgtttttggattTTCTCACAACGCATCCCGGCTATCAGTGCTGGGTTTTGTATCATTTCTCTTTATTTCTTTCTTGGTTACTAGAAATGGCGGGTGTCTTTTCTATAGACCCAAACATCCCCTCgatggggagaggtttggCGGGCGAGGTGTTGATTTCACTGGGTTTCAAATGGGTTCATCttttgggggatgggaaaaaagagaatgATTACTACTGCTACAATGAAAAGGGTGTACAGTCGAATGTTGTACGATggagtgggtggggggaaTGATTGGTATATTGATGGGAAAAAGTAGATAGCATGATTCTGAACAATAGTATTTAATACCCCTCACTGCAAGTACACGATACTTTGGCATTTTGGTGATCTGTTTGACAGCATTTAAAGGATTGCGTGTTGACGGGTAGGTTATGCTGGCCAGGCTGGCTTGTGGTTAGATGGAAAGTGGGGGAAATGGGGTGACATCAGGAGAGGTTTTTCCAAGCTCACGATGCCTGGGGAGCACGGGAGCTTTCCAAAGCGGGGTTGTGATGacggcaccctcctcccgaTTTGGGCAGTTTCTCACACCCCCCTCGGGCGTCTCGTGGTAGGTCTATGACAAAAGTACTGATAAGGCACTCTAAAAAAGCGAGAAAAGATGGAAACGAAAAaatgaggtgggtggtgatcaaggttggttttgggttAGCTTCGAGAACTGTTCGGGTATGAGTCCCGCCCTTGAACGGGCGGACCAGACCCTGACGTTTGGTGTGATGGGTATGCAAAGTTATTCATCCCCCTGGGCCACTGACGTCTGAGAGGGACCCTGAGGTTCCGAGATAAAGGAATGAGAGACGGGATAGCGTGCACTGACGTAAGGGGAGGGGTATTGTGAGAGTGGGAGGATATAGGGAGATTGTCATGATCAGCGCCGGTTCTTAGGAACATTGCGAGAAGGTAAAAGTGAAGGAGGGAATGGTCCGGGATTTCGGGGGGTCGGAAGGTGTGGGTTAGTGACGTTGTGGTATCTCCGAAGATCTCTCCATCTCTTGGGAGGATAACTATGATGATAGGTATAGGATAGGGAGTGACGCTGTAGAGTGGAATGAATGCACGACATATGAGGTATGGCGGGCGGGGTCGGTCCCCTTTACCGGTTCTAGATGCCCCCCCAAAATCTGCCTAGCTTCAACAGATGTAACCTGGGATTGTATGTATCTGGTACTTTTGAACaacaatgatgatgatgccctcACTTACACTAACAGACATCTCCACAATGGGtcttgggtgatgatgtctgcATTCACGCGAATCCAAATTCAGTAGAATCGGAGGTTCATTCTCCCCAAACAACTTGC from Podospora pseudoanserina strain CBS 124.78 chromosome 6, whole genome shotgun sequence carries:
- a CDS encoding hypothetical protein (EggNog:ENOG503NUHM; COG:S); the encoded protein is MLDMLLITTGLIRRTLPSKTPNRTTTFPHQQQLNTYTQHLQPGPYDRMRHTATPFHTDVNNSAHDIDLDSELNYQSLSSSPVSTQSLLSQYSGVGSSPLSTFDSIPTPTLGGLRGDFEGSLFEYSPQSNQATLAESSASLFPNLDLMQTDTWMPNGLTPRSVGRFSHHRESSLSSLGSNGPASPYSHNTTNPQIAVTDSLGEYHGLPSQEDFNYQLAPTKPFPGVTHDNFYANLGTYASAGPTAINYPQVATAPKRRDDRGLLQPSENPIGSNRSQPVSVASSINSDSPATPAGDLEEDRRNKNGENEPNLFDYLSNDPSSPFLDEAVMHTVPKLDRTLTDVYADELYNPDFTLTNTSASQLPVSPTNDLFVQRIQAANNQHLTATVNSPASATPRDRSPFRHGSPHAPLPVHDFSSMGASQARFGSAQQMREQSKALQDARVMQQQLSRAASATTPPTTISPKDAMLEFHESDGDNSFPLFPPQSSTFNVDAITKATSAPSQPAFNGLSLDTTAMFNNYLASGLPNNIQVPQQYPFIARPQPRQESAVPSLSNASLNTSRVSSVDTGLDSVNSPPKRPADVSADGGTYTCTYHGCTMRFETPALLQKHKREGHRQAHGLNGSRQPGGMTSSLMSQAGPHRCDRINPSTGKPCNTVFSRPYDLTRHEDTIHNARKQKVRCNLCTDEKTFSRADALTRHYRVCHPDVEFPGKQRRRAHASG